One segment of Streptosporangium brasiliense DNA contains the following:
- a CDS encoding exodeoxyribonuclease VII small subunit, with the protein MADEKTPSYEQAREELTEVVRRLEAGGLTLEQSIELWERGERLASLCEEWLQGARVKLAAAMAQRRQPDPAGDAPF; encoded by the coding sequence GTGGCCGATGAGAAGACACCGTCGTATGAGCAGGCACGCGAGGAGCTGACCGAGGTGGTCCGCCGCCTGGAGGCCGGCGGGCTGACGCTGGAGCAGTCGATCGAGCTGTGGGAGCGCGGCGAGCGGCTGGCGTCGCTGTGCGAGGAGTGGCTCCAGGGCGCCCGGGTGAAGCTCGCCGCCGCCATGGCGCAGCGCCGGCAGCCCGACCCCGCAGGGGACGCGCCCTTCTGA
- a CDS encoding GNAT family N-acetyltransferase gives MSVRTATPEDIPELVRLREILADRMAQDGSYPVDGQWQDTYADSLKERLGSDDTAVYVVDAPEGGLAACGMGLIFERFPGPTLTNGRCGYIQDMTTAPGHRRRGHSRAIMAKLMEWYRDSEVRRVDLHATSDGESLYRQFGFVDDGLRYPSLTWLNPS, from the coding sequence ATGAGCGTTCGTACCGCGACCCCCGAGGACATCCCCGAGCTGGTCCGCCTGCGTGAGATCCTGGCCGACCGGATGGCCCAGGACGGCAGCTACCCGGTCGACGGTCAGTGGCAGGACACCTACGCCGACAGCCTCAAGGAGAGGCTGGGCAGCGACGACACGGCCGTCTACGTGGTGGACGCCCCCGAGGGCGGGCTGGCCGCCTGCGGCATGGGCCTCATCTTCGAGCGCTTCCCCGGCCCCACCCTCACCAACGGCCGCTGCGGCTACATCCAGGACATGACCACCGCCCCGGGCCACCGGCGCCGGGGACACAGCCGGGCCATCATGGCCAAGCTCATGGAGTGGTACCGCGACAGCGAGGTCCGCAGGGTGGACCTGCACGCCACCTCCGACGGCGAGTCGCTCTACCGGCAGTTCGGCTTCGTCGACGACGGCCTGCGCTACCCCTCGCTCACGTGGCTGAATCCCTCCTGA
- a CDS encoding 4-hydroxy-3-methylbut-2-enyl diphosphate reductase — MTSETPATRRVLVARPRGYCAGVDRAVEAVEKALEQYGAPIYVRKQIVHNTHVVKTLEERGAIFVEETEQVPEGAIVVFSAHGVSPAVHREAARRSLKTIDATCPLVTKVHNEARRFASQDYDILLIGHEGHEEVEGTAGEAPDHIQLVDGLDSVDAVQVKDPDRLVWLSQTTLSVDETVETVSRLKERFPNLIDPPSDDICYATQNRQIAVKEIAAQAQLVIVVGSENSSNSKRLVEVALDHGADASYLVDDASLIKDEWLDGVTTVGVTSGASVPDELVAGVLARLAAHGFDDVEEVESVKESVRFALPHELRKDLRATV; from the coding sequence ATGACTTCAGAGACCCCCGCGACCCGACGTGTGCTTGTGGCTAGACCCCGTGGCTACTGCGCAGGGGTCGATCGAGCGGTCGAGGCCGTGGAGAAGGCCCTTGAGCAGTACGGCGCGCCGATCTACGTCCGCAAGCAGATCGTCCACAACACCCATGTGGTCAAGACGCTGGAGGAGCGGGGAGCGATCTTCGTAGAGGAGACCGAGCAGGTCCCCGAGGGCGCGATCGTGGTCTTCTCCGCCCACGGGGTCTCTCCGGCGGTCCACCGGGAGGCCGCCCGGCGCAGCCTGAAGACGATCGACGCCACCTGCCCGCTGGTGACCAAGGTGCACAACGAGGCCAGGCGCTTCGCCTCCCAGGACTACGACATCCTGCTCATCGGCCACGAGGGCCACGAGGAGGTCGAGGGCACCGCCGGCGAGGCGCCCGACCACATCCAGCTCGTCGACGGCCTCGACTCGGTCGACGCCGTCCAGGTGAAGGACCCCGACCGGCTGGTGTGGCTGTCGCAGACCACGCTGTCGGTGGACGAGACGGTCGAGACGGTCTCCCGGCTCAAGGAGCGTTTCCCGAACCTCATCGACCCGCCGAGCGACGACATCTGCTACGCCACCCAGAACCGCCAGATCGCGGTGAAGGAGATCGCCGCCCAGGCCCAGCTCGTCATCGTCGTGGGCTCCGAGAACTCCTCCAACTCCAAGCGGCTGGTCGAGGTCGCCCTCGACCACGGAGCCGACGCCTCCTACCTGGTCGACGACGCCTCACTCATCAAGGACGAGTGGCTCGACGGCGTCACCACGGTCGGTGTGACGAGCGGCGCCTCGGTCCCGGACGAGCTCGTCGCCGGCGTCCTGGCCCGCCTCGCCGCGCACGGCTTCGACGACGTCGAGGAGGTCGAGTCGGTCAAGGAGAGCGTCCGCTTCGCCCTCCCGCACGAGCTGCGCAAGGACCTGCGCGCCACCGTCTGA
- the iolB gene encoding 5-deoxy-glucuronate isomerase has product MTLIPAGSAALSPWALLITPESAGWTYTGLRLLCLSGESVEFTTGEEEMLVLPLSGSCEVECDGVRLALHGRTSVFQAVSDFVYLPVGSTVRITGRGRFAFPAARATRRFPVRYGPAREVPVEVRGAGQASRQVNNFCAPDAFDCDKLVAVEVLTPGGNWSSYPPHKHDTASPHEAVLEEIYYFEGGPGYQRVYGTHDTLTEVSGGDVVLVPHGYHGPSMAAPGYDLYYLNVLAGPAPTRSMAFCDDPRHAWVRSSWADQPVDPRVPMTKASR; this is encoded by the coding sequence ATGACTCTGATCCCCGCAGGCAGCGCGGCGCTGTCCCCGTGGGCGCTGCTGATCACTCCGGAGTCGGCCGGATGGACCTACACCGGGCTCCGCCTGCTCTGCCTGTCCGGCGAGAGCGTGGAGTTCACCACCGGTGAGGAGGAGATGCTGGTCCTGCCGCTGTCGGGCTCGTGCGAGGTCGAGTGCGACGGCGTGCGGCTCGCGCTGCACGGCCGGACCTCGGTCTTCCAGGCGGTCAGCGATTTCGTCTACCTGCCGGTCGGCTCCACCGTCCGGATCACCGGCCGGGGCCGCTTCGCCTTCCCCGCGGCGCGGGCGACCCGGCGTTTCCCGGTCCGGTACGGCCCGGCGCGCGAGGTGCCGGTCGAGGTGCGCGGCGCGGGCCAGGCCAGCCGCCAGGTCAACAACTTCTGCGCCCCCGACGCCTTCGACTGCGACAAGCTGGTGGCGGTCGAGGTGCTCACCCCCGGCGGCAACTGGTCCTCCTACCCCCCGCACAAGCACGACACCGCCTCCCCGCACGAGGCCGTGCTGGAGGAGATCTACTACTTCGAGGGCGGCCCCGGCTACCAGCGGGTCTACGGCACCCACGACACCCTGACCGAGGTCTCGGGCGGCGACGTGGTGCTCGTCCCGCACGGCTACCACGGCCCGTCGATGGCCGCCCCCGGCTACGACCTGTACTACCTCAACGTCCTGGCCGGACCCGCCCCCACACGGTCCATGGCCTTCTGCGACGACCCCCGGCACGCCTGGGTCCGCTCCTCCTGGGCGGACCAGCCGGTCGATCCACGGGTCCCCATGACGAAGGCGTCGCGATGA
- a CDS encoding DNA recombination protein RmuC, whose amino-acid sequence MALAFQLAVGLAAGLAIGFLLGRARASSGAADIVTRLAEAEARAKAAEEKVAYVEGQLAERFQALSARALDVNNLRFLELAETRLAAGRAEAAGELEQRKQAVEHLIEPLKDTLARVEAQLRDTQSGQRAAHAELAKHIDVVRESNDRLRVQTTALVRALQRPEARGRWGELQLRRVAEIAGMQRYCDFDEQASATTADGVLRPDMIVRLAGGKNIVVDSKVSLAAYLEAAESGDPDHQSARLDSHARHVREHVDRLASKAYWQAFSPAPEFMVLFIPGEAFLAPALERDPALLEYAMRRRVHIATPTTLITMLRTAQYAWQQAALSENARAVFELGKELYERLGTMGRNMETMGRSLSRAVESYNRTVGSLETRVLVSARKLNDLGLVETELDRPGTVEDLPRALTSPELLEEEGASSSPISRLNGKLANDLP is encoded by the coding sequence ATGGCACTCGCTTTCCAGCTCGCCGTGGGACTCGCCGCGGGACTCGCGATCGGGTTCCTGCTGGGCCGGGCGCGTGCCTCCTCGGGAGCGGCGGACATCGTGACGCGCCTGGCCGAGGCCGAGGCCCGCGCCAAGGCCGCCGAGGAGAAGGTCGCCTACGTCGAAGGGCAGCTGGCCGAGCGGTTCCAGGCCCTGTCGGCCCGCGCGCTCGACGTCAACAACCTGCGGTTCCTGGAGCTGGCCGAGACCCGGCTGGCCGCCGGCCGCGCCGAGGCCGCCGGGGAGCTGGAGCAGCGCAAGCAGGCCGTCGAGCACCTGATCGAGCCGTTGAAGGACACCCTGGCCCGTGTCGAGGCGCAGCTGCGCGACACCCAGTCGGGCCAGCGGGCCGCCCACGCCGAGCTGGCCAAGCACATCGACGTGGTCCGGGAGAGCAACGACCGGCTCCGCGTCCAGACGACCGCGCTGGTGCGTGCCCTGCAGCGCCCGGAGGCCCGGGGCCGGTGGGGGGAGCTCCAGCTCCGCAGGGTCGCCGAGATCGCCGGGATGCAGCGATACTGCGACTTCGACGAGCAGGCCAGCGCCACCACCGCCGACGGCGTGCTCCGGCCGGACATGATCGTGCGACTGGCCGGCGGCAAGAACATCGTGGTCGACTCCAAGGTCTCCCTGGCCGCCTACCTGGAGGCCGCCGAGTCCGGCGACCCCGACCACCAGTCGGCCCGGCTCGACTCCCACGCCCGGCACGTGCGCGAGCACGTGGACCGGCTCGCGTCCAAGGCCTACTGGCAGGCGTTCAGCCCGGCGCCGGAGTTCATGGTGCTCTTCATCCCCGGCGAGGCGTTCCTGGCCCCGGCCCTGGAACGCGACCCCGCCCTGCTGGAGTACGCCATGCGGCGGCGGGTCCACATCGCCACGCCCACCACGCTGATCACCATGCTCCGCACCGCGCAGTACGCCTGGCAGCAGGCCGCGCTCAGCGAGAACGCGCGGGCGGTCTTCGAGCTCGGCAAGGAGCTCTACGAACGGCTGGGCACCATGGGGCGGAACATGGAGACGATGGGACGGTCGCTGAGCAGGGCGGTCGAGTCCTACAACCGGACGGTCGGCTCCCTGGAGACCCGGGTGCTGGTGAGCGCGCGCAAGCTGAACGACCTGGGGCTGGTCGAGACCGAGCTGGACAGGCCCGGCACGGTCGAGGACCTGCCGCGCGCGCTGACCTCGCCCGAACTACTGGAAGAAGAGGGCGCAAGCTCGTCCCCCATCTCCCGGCTGAACGGTAAGTTGGCGAACGACCTGCCCTGA
- the xseA gene encoding exodeoxyribonuclease VII large subunit yields MTSKTTPEQPLPVRTVLQMVGGWIGKLGTVWVEGQITELTARGGTVFLTLRDPVANVSARVTCPRGVYEATVPRPVDGARVVMHLKPDFWVNKGSFAFTALEMRPVGVGELLARLERLRQVLAAEGLFGVDRKRRLPFLPGTIGLICGRDSAAERDVLENSRRRWPAVRFKVEPVAVQGPYAVTEVTEALRKFDADGEVDVIVIARGGGSMEDLLPFSDEALVRAVAACRTPVVSAIGHEQDNPLLDLVADVRASTPTDAAKKVVPDVGEQLTLIRQLRDRGRRVAGGWLERETAWLAAVRSRPALADPVREIERRAEQAEQLRDRARRSLTASLDRAQDSLEHLRARLVSLSPAATLERGYAIVQRPTGEVVRRAADVAPGAELTIRFPDDRVPVRRDSAT; encoded by the coding sequence ATGACCTCGAAGACCACCCCGGAACAGCCGCTCCCGGTCCGCACCGTGCTGCAGATGGTCGGCGGCTGGATCGGCAAACTCGGCACCGTCTGGGTGGAGGGGCAGATCACCGAGCTGACCGCCCGCGGCGGCACGGTGTTCCTGACGTTGCGTGACCCCGTGGCCAACGTCTCGGCCCGGGTCACCTGCCCCCGTGGCGTCTACGAGGCGACCGTCCCCCGGCCGGTGGACGGCGCCCGGGTCGTCATGCACCTGAAGCCGGACTTCTGGGTGAACAAGGGCTCCTTCGCGTTCACCGCCCTGGAGATGCGCCCGGTCGGCGTCGGCGAGCTGCTGGCCCGGCTGGAGCGGCTGCGCCAGGTGCTCGCCGCCGAGGGGCTCTTCGGAGTCGACCGCAAGCGGCGCCTGCCGTTCCTGCCGGGCACGATCGGGCTGATCTGCGGCCGTGACTCGGCCGCCGAGCGCGACGTGCTGGAGAACTCGCGGCGCCGCTGGCCCGCGGTGCGGTTCAAGGTCGAGCCGGTGGCCGTGCAGGGCCCGTACGCGGTCACCGAGGTCACCGAGGCTCTGCGGAAGTTCGACGCGGACGGCGAGGTCGACGTCATCGTGATCGCGCGGGGCGGCGGGTCGATGGAGGACCTGCTGCCCTTCTCCGACGAGGCGCTCGTCCGGGCGGTGGCGGCGTGCCGGACCCCGGTGGTCAGCGCCATCGGCCACGAGCAGGACAACCCGCTGCTCGACCTGGTCGCCGACGTGCGGGCGTCCACCCCCACGGACGCGGCCAAGAAGGTCGTGCCGGACGTCGGCGAGCAGCTCACGCTCATCCGCCAGCTCCGCGACCGGGGCCGGCGGGTGGCCGGCGGATGGCTGGAGCGCGAGACGGCCTGGCTGGCCGCGGTCCGCTCCCGCCCCGCCCTGGCCGACCCGGTCCGTGAGATCGAGCGCAGGGCCGAGCAGGCCGAGCAGCTCAGGGACCGGGCGAGGCGCTCGCTGACCGCCTCCCTGGACCGCGCCCAGGACTCCCTGGAGCACCTGCGGGCCCGCCTGGTCTCCCTGTCCCCCGCCGCCACCCTGGAGCGCGGTTACGCGATCGTGCAGCGCCCCACGGGTGAGGTCGTACGGCGGGCGGCCGACGTCGCCCCCGGCGCCGAGCTGACGATCCGCTTCCCCGACGACAGGGTGCCGGTCAGGAGGGATTCAGCCACGTGA
- a CDS encoding DUF4245 domain-containing protein, translated as MERFTQGFYGYAVAMLVCLAGVGVFLLVTPQSRTEHIPKVDFSFDVANMRRDAPYQVWSPDQVPAGWIPTSSRMTKEKGAVTWRLGFATAKRSHAMLAQSDERPAAEFANRLANTGEVTGSVQIGGVTWEQRVRKDKNQRSLVRLLPDATVVVTGTAQWDELSALAGSIKQQTRVTS; from the coding sequence GTGGAACGGTTCACTCAGGGTTTCTACGGCTATGCGGTCGCGATGCTGGTCTGCCTCGCCGGCGTCGGCGTGTTCCTGCTGGTCACACCGCAGAGCAGGACCGAGCACATCCCCAAGGTCGACTTCTCGTTCGACGTGGCCAACATGCGCCGCGACGCGCCCTACCAGGTGTGGTCGCCGGATCAGGTGCCCGCCGGCTGGATCCCGACGAGCTCCCGGATGACCAAGGAGAAGGGCGCGGTCACCTGGAGGCTCGGCTTCGCCACCGCCAAGCGCTCCCACGCGATGCTTGCCCAGAGCGACGAGAGGCCCGCGGCCGAGTTCGCCAACCGGCTGGCCAACACCGGCGAGGTCACCGGCAGCGTCCAGATCGGCGGGGTGACCTGGGAGCAGCGCGTCCGCAAGGACAAGAACCAGCGCTCCCTCGTCCGGCTCCTGCCCGACGCCACGGTCGTCGTCACGGGCACCGCCCAGTGGGACGAGCTGTCGGCCCTGGCCGGATCCATCAAGCAGCAGACGCGGGTGACCTCCTAG
- a CDS encoding DUF6542 domain-containing protein, producing the protein MSEQKRSAGIRLTARGAVASVLVFTLAGSVAQALLGLPVLTGLAFVAGCAAAVSLVNRRDLLSLVVSPPLIFFAATLVAEAVRALGAASPVQAFGLGMLTKLSAGAPWLFGGSLLVLVVAWRRGLAQCVRDLREELRAAGPDIPRPRSGDSVGYAPEPEGYFEPKVYGTPREGQ; encoded by the coding sequence GTGAGTGAGCAGAAGCGGAGTGCCGGCATCCGGCTGACCGCCCGGGGCGCGGTGGCGTCCGTGCTGGTGTTCACGCTGGCGGGCAGTGTCGCGCAGGCGCTGCTCGGCCTGCCGGTGCTGACCGGCCTGGCGTTCGTGGCCGGTTGCGCGGCGGCGGTGTCGCTGGTGAACCGGCGCGACCTGCTCTCGCTGGTGGTGTCACCACCGTTGATCTTCTTCGCGGCCACGCTGGTCGCCGAGGCGGTCCGGGCCCTGGGCGCGGCCTCACCGGTCCAGGCGTTCGGCCTGGGCATGCTGACCAAGCTGTCGGCCGGCGCCCCGTGGCTGTTCGGCGGCTCGCTCCTGGTCCTGGTCGTGGCCTGGCGGCGCGGCCTGGCCCAGTGCGTCCGCGACCTGCGCGAGGAGCTGCGGGCCGCCGGCCCCGACATTCCCCGCCCGAGGAGCGGCGACAGCGTCGGCTACGCCCCCGAGCCCGAAGGCTACTTCGAACCCAAGGTGTACGGCACGCCCCGCGAAGGCCAGTAG
- a CDS encoding TetR/AcrR family transcriptional regulator → MSSDTERLVTGVAARTSERGAATRVALLAAAREVFVASGFAEAGVTDVVARAGASVGSLYHHFSGKADLYLTLFDDFQTRQTQRTKQAVQEARTGGEADPMRLFIAGARAYLEGCFAERELAALFLRGDGPPGFEVIMRDRLRQWAKRNAALFEGDEGALVVVLTGALAAAVSEVALSEDEEASRNLAEGVLAIVGQIRRP, encoded by the coding sequence ATGAGTAGCGACACGGAACGGCTGGTGACAGGCGTGGCTGCACGGACCTCCGAGCGGGGTGCCGCCACGCGCGTCGCGCTCCTCGCGGCCGCCAGGGAGGTCTTCGTCGCGAGCGGTTTCGCGGAGGCCGGTGTCACCGACGTGGTCGCCCGCGCCGGGGCGAGCGTCGGCAGCCTCTACCACCACTTCTCCGGCAAGGCCGATCTCTACCTGACGCTCTTCGACGACTTCCAGACCCGGCAGACCCAGCGGACCAAGCAGGCCGTCCAGGAGGCCCGGACCGGGGGCGAGGCCGACCCGATGCGGCTGTTCATCGCCGGCGCCCGCGCCTACCTGGAGGGCTGCTTCGCCGAGCGCGAGCTCGCCGCGCTGTTCCTGCGCGGTGACGGGCCCCCGGGGTTCGAGGTCATCATGCGCGACCGGCTGCGCCAGTGGGCCAAGCGCAACGCCGCCCTGTTCGAGGGCGACGAGGGCGCGCTGGTCGTGGTCCTCACCGGCGCGCTCGCCGCCGCCGTCTCCGAGGTCGCCCTGTCCGAGGACGAAGAGGCGTCCCGCAACCTCGCCGAGGGCGTGCTCGCCATCGTCGGGCAGATCAGGCGCCCCTGA
- the glpX gene encoding class II fructose-bisphosphatase → MSDQTSVPAALATGAHAPDRNLALELVRVTEAAAMAAARWVGRGDKNGADGAAVNAMRQLINTVSMNGVVVIGEGEKDNAPMLYNGEHVGDGSGAECDVAVDPIDGTRLTALGMPNGISVIAVSERGSMYDPSAVFYMDKLVTGPEAAGAVDINAPVADNISAVARAKGGEPSDVTVVILDRPRHEKIIQEVREAGARIKLITDGDVAGAIMAARAGTGVDLMLGIGGTPEGIIAACALKCLGGVIQGRLWPQDDAERRRALDAGLDLDATLTTDDLVRSDDVFFAASGITDGELMQGVRYRGGRAVTSSLVMRGRSGTIRKIESEHQLWKLRAYSAINFDSAS, encoded by the coding sequence ATGTCCGATCAGACGTCCGTACCTGCCGCGCTCGCCACGGGTGCACACGCACCTGATCGCAACCTGGCCCTCGAACTGGTCAGGGTCACCGAGGCGGCCGCGATGGCCGCGGCCCGCTGGGTCGGGCGCGGTGACAAGAACGGCGCCGACGGCGCCGCGGTGAACGCGATGCGCCAGCTGATCAACACGGTGTCGATGAACGGCGTGGTGGTGATCGGCGAGGGCGAGAAGGACAACGCGCCGATGCTCTACAACGGCGAGCACGTCGGGGACGGCAGCGGCGCCGAATGCGACGTGGCCGTGGACCCGATCGACGGCACCCGCCTGACCGCGCTCGGCATGCCCAACGGGATCTCGGTCATCGCGGTCAGCGAGCGCGGCTCGATGTACGATCCCTCGGCCGTCTTCTACATGGACAAGCTGGTCACCGGCCCCGAGGCCGCCGGGGCGGTCGACATCAACGCGCCGGTGGCCGACAACATCTCCGCGGTGGCGCGGGCCAAGGGCGGCGAGCCGTCGGACGTGACCGTGGTCATCCTCGACCGGCCGCGCCACGAGAAGATCATTCAGGAGGTCCGGGAGGCCGGGGCGCGGATCAAGCTCATCACCGACGGCGACGTGGCCGGAGCGATCATGGCCGCCCGTGCGGGCACCGGCGTCGACCTGATGCTCGGCATCGGCGGCACCCCCGAGGGCATCATCGCGGCCTGCGCGCTCAAGTGCCTGGGCGGCGTCATCCAGGGCAGGCTGTGGCCGCAGGACGACGCCGAGCGCCGCCGGGCGCTGGACGCCGGACTCGACCTGGACGCCACGCTGACCACCGACGACCTGGTCCGCTCCGACGACGTGTTCTTCGCGGCCAGCGGGATCACCGACGGTGAGCTCATGCAGGGCGTCCGCTACCGCGGTGGCCGCGCCGTCACCAGTTCCCTGGTCATGCGCGGCCGTTCCGGCACGATCCGCAAGATCGAGAGCGAGCACCAGCTCTGGAAGCTGCGCGCCTACAGCGCGATCAACTTCGACAGCGCGAGCTGA
- a CDS encoding MFS transporter, with protein MPTPRDRQARVATWAAFFVQGLCFATLLTHVIDLQHRFGLSDGDLTLVLLLVPVIAGVGSVVAGPLAAKYGSGPVLRISQVGVCMVVALVGWNTQLIGLYLLSAVFGLFVGAVDAAMNMQAVAVERRYGMSVLTGFHAVWSVGSMLGAGFNSAFSAFGTGLGWSFSVPVAIGAAISVIMLPRLYDRDGERATARAAQTARVPWRPIIPLCLAMAFLYVGDAAVSNYSTLYMESALSASGWLVPFAYLVYQAAMLLARVPGDFAVRRYGPAPVVRVGAVIAAVGTLGVVAAPGVTSAVLSFGLIGVGLSVIAPQSFSAAGRLGAGAETAIARVNVFNYVGFLVGAAVVGTVNDTMDARAAFVPAAVLVALIVPLARGFQPKPELVPQK; from the coding sequence ATGCCGACCCCACGCGACAGGCAAGCACGGGTGGCGACCTGGGCCGCCTTCTTCGTCCAGGGCCTCTGCTTCGCCACCCTGCTCACCCATGTGATCGACCTGCAGCACAGGTTCGGGCTGAGCGACGGCGACCTCACCCTCGTCCTGCTGCTCGTCCCGGTGATCGCCGGCGTCGGGAGCGTCGTGGCCGGCCCGCTGGCCGCGAAGTACGGCAGCGGCCCGGTCCTGCGGATCTCCCAGGTGGGGGTCTGCATGGTCGTGGCCCTTGTGGGATGGAACACCCAGCTCATCGGGCTCTACCTGCTCAGCGCGGTGTTCGGCCTGTTCGTCGGGGCGGTGGACGCGGCGATGAACATGCAGGCGGTCGCGGTCGAACGCCGCTACGGCATGAGCGTGCTCACCGGTTTCCACGCCGTGTGGAGCGTCGGCTCGATGCTGGGCGCCGGGTTCAACTCCGCCTTCAGCGCTTTCGGCACCGGCCTGGGCTGGTCGTTCTCCGTCCCAGTGGCGATCGGCGCCGCGATCTCCGTGATCATGCTCCCCCGCCTCTACGACCGGGACGGGGAGCGGGCGACCGCGCGCGCCGCGCAGACGGCCAGGGTGCCGTGGCGGCCGATCATCCCGCTCTGCCTGGCGATGGCGTTCCTCTACGTCGGTGACGCGGCGGTCTCCAACTACAGCACCCTCTACATGGAGAGCGCGCTGTCGGCGAGCGGCTGGCTGGTGCCCTTCGCCTACCTCGTCTACCAGGCGGCCATGCTCCTCGCGCGGGTCCCCGGGGACTTCGCCGTGCGCAGGTACGGCCCGGCCCCGGTCGTCCGGGTGGGCGCGGTGATCGCGGCCGTGGGCACGCTCGGCGTCGTCGCCGCCCCGGGCGTCACATCGGCCGTCCTGTCGTTCGGCCTGATCGGCGTCGGCCTGTCCGTCATCGCGCCGCAGTCGTTCTCGGCGGCCGGCCGCCTCGGCGCCGGGGCCGAGACGGCGATCGCGCGCGTCAACGTGTTCAACTACGTCGGCTTCCTCGTCGGCGCGGCCGTGGTCGGCACCGTCAACGACACCATGGACGCGCGGGCGGCGTTCGTGCCCGCCGCCGTCCTGGTGGCCCTGATCGTGCCGCTGGCCAGGGGCTTCCAGCCGAAACCGGAACTCGTGCCGCAGAAGTAG
- a CDS encoding DUF1707 SHOCT-like domain-containing protein, translating into MDSSPPPSIRNSGRLPRPGDLRAGDDDRARVAAVLGDALADGRLDHDEHEERLQTLYRARTLGEIAALTADLLPPEAQPLRTDVRPVLAFFGSDERSGRWVVPTRFSATAVCANVTLDLREALLQSGHVTLQVTVMAATLTLIVPEGVRIEMPASAFMAGKKNQVPPSPDGPLIEITGIVTLGNIVAKSPKRPRRSWFRR; encoded by the coding sequence GTGGACAGTTCCCCGCCCCCGTCGATCCGTAACTCCGGGCGCCTGCCGCGCCCCGGCGACCTGCGCGCCGGGGACGACGACAGAGCACGGGTGGCCGCCGTGCTGGGCGACGCGCTCGCCGACGGCCGGCTGGACCACGACGAGCACGAGGAGCGGCTCCAGACGCTCTACCGGGCCCGCACGCTGGGCGAGATCGCCGCGCTCACCGCCGACCTGCTCCCGCCCGAGGCGCAGCCGCTGCGGACCGACGTCCGCCCGGTGCTGGCCTTCTTCGGCTCGGACGAGCGCTCGGGCCGCTGGGTGGTGCCCACCCGTTTCTCCGCCACCGCGGTCTGCGCCAACGTCACGCTCGACCTGCGCGAGGCGCTGCTCCAGTCGGGCCACGTGACGCTCCAGGTCACCGTGATGGCTGCGACCCTCACGCTGATCGTCCCGGAGGGCGTCCGGATCGAGATGCCCGCCTCCGCCTTCATGGCGGGCAAGAAGAACCAGGTCCCGCCCTCGCCCGACGGACCGCTCATCGAGATCACCGGGATCGTCACCCTGGGCAACATCGTCGCCAAGTCGCCGAAGCGGCCCCGCCGCTCGTGGTTCCGCCGCTGA